In Sorangium aterium, the genomic stretch CGGAGGACGCACCCGCTACGGCGCCTCGACCACCGTGCGCGACTCCTTCGCCTGGATCACGTCGGGGAGCAGGAACGGCACCAGGTGCGTCTGGTTCTTTCGCCAGAGCTCCGCCTGATCGCGGAAATGTGGGCTCTCGGCGTCCCATACATTGCCTCCGGGAATGGCGTTCCACGCCTTCGGCCCCGCCGGGTCGAGCTCCACGACGAGCCGTTGCGACGGGCCGTGGACGTACCGGAAATCCGGTGACTCGTCGAGCGCCCACGAGAGGCGGTAATCCGAGGAGTCCACCGCGAACTCGTCGCCGCCGCGCGGAAAGCCGCCGCTCCAGAGGGGATCGCTCGGCGGAGGGATGCTGAGGCTGCTGAAGAAGGGCACGAGCGCGTCGAGGGTGACCGTGTGAAAGGCGCCCCAGCGGGGCGCCGCAGCCCCGGAGCCGCCCTGTCGATCGAGCCAGGCGAGGGCGTCGAGCAGGGCGCGCAGCACGCGCTCATCCCTGGACTCGACCGCTGGCGTGCCCATGTCGTCCCACAGCGCGCTGTCCTGCACGGCCGGATCGAAGGTGGCGAGCTGCTCCCGATCGGCGGAGAACAGGTGGAGGAGCGCCTTCGCCGAGAGCTCCCGGGAGAACGACGAGAAGCCCATCTGGCCGAGCTCGTCGCCCAGCACCCGGCGCACCACCCGGACGAGCCAGAGGTTGAAGACCAAGGTCGCCTCCGAGGCGCGGGCGTCGAGCGCGCCGGGGCCATCGCCCTCGTCCACGAGCGGCATGGCGGTGTCGAGATCGATGCCGGCGGCCGCCTTGTAGTCCGCCTCCTTGCCCCAGCCGTCGAGGAGCGCCCGCAGGGCGGCGAGGCGCTGCGGGCCGTATGCGGCGTCCGCGACGATCGCGCTCAGATCGGGGTGAGTACCGGGCGTCGCGCGCTCCTCCTCGGCGCGGTCCATGGCGCGGAGCAGGTGAGGCACGAGCCTCGCGCCGAGCGCCGACTTGATGTCGCCCTGGATCGCCGCGCAATCCTCCGGCGACAGAGGTCCCTCGTGGGCGTCGATCCGCTCCTGGATGCGGCCCTCGCGAAACCCGATGTCGAAGCTGCAACCCAGGTACATGGGGGTACCGTCGGGGAGCGCGCCGTTCGATGGATCGTTGTCCAGGGAGTCCCCGATGGGGTCGTTGTTCGCCGTGGCGATGTATCCCGCCGGCGGGTTCTTTGCCCGGGGGATGAGGTGCTCGGGGAGCGTCCCGGTCCACTCCGCGGTCCCGTCGCCGGGGAGCACCATGCAGGGGAGGACGCCCGTATAGGTGGCCGCGTCCCAGGCGAACGCCTCAGGAGACCGCGTCGGGATCGCCGCGTGCGTCGTCCAGAGGATGTCGCCCGCTGTGTCGCCCATCACCCAGTTCTGCGCGCCGACGCTGAATTTCGAGAGCGACTCCTGCGCGTCATCGACCGAGCGAGCGCGCAGCAGGCCGAAGATGGCCTCCAGCTCCTTCGTCGGCCCGAGCCCCGTCCAGCGGACGCTGAGCGCCCCCACGGCCGGGTCCGGATCCACCACCGCGTGGTCGACGATGGTCGGCAGGAGCGGGCCGTGATGGGGCACGATCGGGACACGGTAGGTATAGGGCTCCCTGCCAGCGATCGCGATGACCTCCTCGACCGTCTGGAGGGGCACTGGATTGCCCTTGAAGAGCACGGCCTTGCCGTCGGGCGTGAGCTTCTCGGCATAGACATCGGTGACATCGTACATCGCGACCGTCGCTCCCCACCCGACGTGCTCGTTGTGGCCCAGGATGATCCCCGGAATCCCGGGGAAGGTGACGCCCCCGACGTGAACATCGCGGCTCGCGTCCTTGCCCTCGGGCGCGGTGACATGGATCGAGACGGCATACCAGACGGCCGGCGCGCTCAGCGACAGGTGGGGATCGCTGGCCACGAGCGCGTGCCCCGTCGCGCTCCGGCTCGCGTGGATGGCCCAGTTGTTCGAGCCGAAGCCCTCCGGGGCGACCTTGCTCCTGGCGCGCTGGACCGCGCTCAGGTAGCCGGTCAGCGACGAAATGAGCTTCGCGCGGCCCGGCGCGGCGCGGCCCGGTCGTCGCGCGCGAGGCGCTCTCTTCGCCGCCTTGTCCTCCGCCTTCTGCGCCTTCTCCCGCGCCGGGGAGGCGGGGTAGCCGCTGCTGGTCACCGCGGGCTCGGAGGGGGCGAACCTCAAAAAGTCCCGCTCGAAGCCGGCGCGCTTCTGCGCGAGCGGATCGGCGCTGCTCGACGCGAACGTCGTCCGGGCGGCGTCGAAGAGCTGTTGCATGGTGATGTCCAGCTCGGCGTCGAACGACAGGAGGTAGCTCTGGAAGCGGCTGATCACGAGCGAGTCGACGCCGCTCCAGTCGGTGAACGCCTTGGCGGGTATCCCCGTCGCGCCTTCGGGGAGGCGGATGTCCCCGGAGCGGATCTTCCTGAACACCTGGGTCACCCCGTCCGCGTACGCGTCGAGCATCTGGCGGAGCTCCCCCTCGGGGAGCGCGTCGTACTGGGCCCTGGCGATCCGACCGAGCCCGACATGGCGGAGAGCGATGTCCTGATCGATGGTGGTTGGATCGAGGTCGCCGAAGAGCTCTGCGAGCCTCCCCTCGGCGGTGCGCCGCAAGATCTCGAGCTGAAGCGCGCGGTCGCGCGCCGTCAGATACCCTTCGACGCGCATCGCGTCCACGAGGTTTTCGGCATAGATATGGGGCCTACCGTCCCTGTCCTGGACGACATCGACCGCAGAGAGCAGGCCGTCGATGGTGAGCCGCCCGTCGACGGGCAGATCCGGCCGATCGCCGAGTGGACCGAACGTCGCGGAGGGGGGCGGGCTGCCGTCGGGCGCGCCCGCGTCGGGCTCGCTGGGCGCGCCCGTGTCGGGCGCGCTGCTGCCGGGACCAGGGTCGTCCGAGCACCCGAGCATGCCCGTGAGCCCGGTGACCAAGGCGAGGACGCAGTGTGCCGAAGAGAATGACAGTCGCATGAACGCTCCTTGATAGGATGGAAGCGAGCCACCCCGGCGGTGTCGTCGCGCGACGCGGTGGCCGGAACAGCACGTCGTCAAGCGAGGTAGGGTTCGTAGCTCCTTTCGCGGCAGCATGGGCCAGGGCACGACC encodes the following:
- a CDS encoding penicillin acylase family protein yields the protein MRLSFSSAHCVLALVTGLTGMLGCSDDPGPGSSAPDTGAPSEPDAGAPDGSPPPSATFGPLGDRPDLPVDGRLTIDGLLSAVDVVQDRDGRPHIYAENLVDAMRVEGYLTARDRALQLEILRRTAEGRLAELFGDLDPTTIDQDIALRHVGLGRIARAQYDALPEGELRQMLDAYADGVTQVFRKIRSGDIRLPEGATGIPAKAFTDWSGVDSLVISRFQSYLLSFDAELDITMQQLFDAARTTFASSSADPLAQKRAGFERDFLRFAPSEPAVTSSGYPASPAREKAQKAEDKAAKRAPRARRPGRAAPGRAKLISSLTGYLSAVQRARSKVAPEGFGSNNWAIHASRSATGHALVASDPHLSLSAPAVWYAVSIHVTAPEGKDASRDVHVGGVTFPGIPGIILGHNEHVGWGATVAMYDVTDVYAEKLTPDGKAVLFKGNPVPLQTVEEVIAIAGREPYTYRVPIVPHHGPLLPTIVDHAVVDPDPAVGALSVRWTGLGPTKELEAIFGLLRARSVDDAQESLSKFSVGAQNWVMGDTAGDILWTTHAAIPTRSPEAFAWDAATYTGVLPCMVLPGDGTAEWTGTLPEHLIPRAKNPPAGYIATANNDPIGDSLDNDPSNGALPDGTPMYLGCSFDIGFREGRIQERIDAHEGPLSPEDCAAIQGDIKSALGARLVPHLLRAMDRAEEERATPGTHPDLSAIVADAAYGPQRLAALRALLDGWGKEADYKAAAGIDLDTAMPLVDEGDGPGALDARASEATLVFNLWLVRVVRRVLGDELGQMGFSSFSRELSAKALLHLFSADREQLATFDPAVQDSALWDDMGTPAVESRDERVLRALLDALAWLDRQGGSGAAAPRWGAFHTVTLDALVPFFSSLSIPPPSDPLWSGGFPRGGDEFAVDSSDYRLSWALDESPDFRYVHGPSQRLVVELDPAGPKAWNAIPGGNVWDAESPHFRDQAELWRKNQTHLVPFLLPDVIQAKESRTVVEAP